In Jejubacter calystegiae, the following are encoded in one genomic region:
- the mtnK gene encoding S-methyl-5-thioribose kinase produces the protein MSHYHTFTPTDALAYAREHAGLADPSVLVSASEVGDGNLNLVFKILDSDGISRVIVKQALPWVRCVGESWPLTPDRARLEAQTLIEHYRHAPRHTVKVLYHDPELATIVMEDLSDHQIWRGELIQGRHYPQAIDQLAEYLAQTLFHTSDFWLPPHDKKRQVANFINPAMCEITEDLFFNDPYQEHPRNNYPEQLESEVVQLREDRALKVAVAGLKHRFLTHAEALLHGDIHSGSLFVADGSLKAIDAEFGYFGPIGFDLGTAMGNLLLNYCGAPGLLGIREAADVREQRLLDLRALWLGFHQRFLALAHDKSRDATLASPGYAEAFLQKVWFDSIGFCGTELIRRSVGLSHVADLEEIQDERMRLACISHAITLGRTLIVLADRLDNVDELIARIRQYS, from the coding sequence ATGTCGCACTATCACACCTTTACCCCCACAGATGCGCTGGCTTATGCCCGGGAGCACGCTGGACTGGCGGATCCTTCGGTCCTGGTTTCTGCCAGCGAAGTCGGCGACGGTAACCTCAATCTGGTATTTAAAATCCTCGACAGTGATGGCATCAGCCGCGTTATTGTGAAACAGGCTCTGCCCTGGGTGCGCTGCGTGGGAGAATCCTGGCCGCTGACGCCAGATCGGGCGCGGCTTGAAGCCCAGACCCTAATTGAACACTATCGCCACGCTCCCCGGCACACCGTGAAAGTGCTGTACCACGATCCTGAACTTGCCACCATCGTGATGGAAGATCTCTCTGACCACCAAATCTGGCGTGGTGAACTGATTCAGGGCCGTCACTACCCTCAGGCCATCGATCAACTGGCGGAATATCTGGCGCAAACCCTGTTTCACACCAGCGATTTCTGGCTGCCGCCCCACGATAAAAAGCGCCAGGTGGCCAATTTTATCAATCCGGCGATGTGTGAGATCACCGAGGATCTGTTCTTTAACGATCCCTATCAGGAACATCCGCGCAATAACTACCCTGAACAGCTGGAATCAGAGGTAGTACAACTGCGTGAAGACCGGGCGCTGAAAGTGGCCGTCGCGGGCCTTAAGCATCGCTTTCTGACCCACGCAGAGGCCCTGCTCCACGGCGATATTCACAGCGGTTCGCTGTTTGTGGCCGACGGCAGCCTGAAAGCCATCGATGCCGAATTCGGTTATTTCGGCCCCATAGGCTTTGATTTGGGTACCGCCATGGGCAACCTGCTGCTGAACTACTGCGGTGCGCCGGGGCTGTTGGGCATCCGTGAAGCGGCGGACGTTCGCGAGCAGCGACTCCTGGACCTGCGCGCGCTATGGCTCGGCTTCCACCAGCGCTTTCTGGCTCTGGCCCATGACAAGAGCCGGGACGCAACGCTGGCCAGCCCCGGCTACGCCGAAGCCTTCCTGCAAAAGGTCTGGTTCGACAGCATCGGTTTTTGCGGTACCGAACTTATTCGCCGCAGCGTGGGGCTTTCTCACGTGGCGGATCTGGAAGAGATTCAGGATGAGCGGATGCGACTGGCCTGTATCAGCCACGCGATAACGCTGGGACGGACGCTGATTGTGCTGGCCGACAGGCTGGACAACGTGGACGAACTGATTGCCCGAATCCGCCAGTACAGTTAA
- the mtnA gene encoding S-methyl-5-thioribose-1-phosphate isomerase, translated as MQTLQTTSLRVVDNRLWILDQQALPARSDWLAVDSVDELVACIQALKVRGAPLIGLSASLLLALLAQRETQREELEKGLETLRASRPTAVNLMNNLDRMRLALAADNYRDALMREALALVDEDRQLCDRIASAGSELVTPGSRLLTHCNTGGLATAGVGTALGVITHAWRQGKVQQVWVDETRPLLQGGRLTAWELGELGVPYRLICDSMAASLMAKGEVDAVWVGADRIAANGDVANKIGTYGLAVLARWHKIPFYVAAPRTTLDPDCPDGAAIPVEQRAAAEVTGVAGSFGSVRWAPEQAAVYNPAFDVTPAALISGWVLDSGVITPQDVANGALR; from the coding sequence ATGCAGACATTACAGACGACCAGCCTGCGGGTAGTGGATAACCGGTTATGGATTCTCGATCAGCAGGCGTTACCTGCCCGCAGCGACTGGCTGGCGGTGGACAGCGTCGATGAGCTGGTGGCCTGTATTCAGGCCCTGAAAGTACGCGGCGCACCGCTGATTGGCCTTTCTGCCAGCCTGCTGCTGGCGCTACTGGCACAGCGTGAGACGCAGCGGGAAGAGCTGGAGAAAGGGCTGGAAACCCTGCGGGCATCAAGACCCACGGCGGTGAATCTGATGAATAATCTGGATCGCATGCGCCTTGCGCTGGCGGCAGATAACTATCGCGATGCGCTGATGCGTGAAGCCCTGGCGCTGGTGGACGAAGACCGTCAGCTGTGCGATCGCATCGCCAGCGCGGGCAGCGAACTGGTGACGCCGGGCAGTCGGTTGCTGACCCACTGCAATACCGGCGGATTAGCCACTGCCGGTGTGGGGACCGCCCTTGGGGTTATCACCCACGCCTGGCGCCAGGGCAAGGTTCAGCAGGTGTGGGTGGATGAAACCCGGCCGCTGCTGCAGGGCGGGCGTCTGACCGCCTGGGAGCTGGGAGAGTTGGGGGTTCCTTACCGGCTGATTTGCGACTCCATGGCGGCGAGCCTGATGGCGAAAGGGGAGGTGGATGCGGTCTGGGTCGGCGCCGATCGTATTGCCGCTAACGGTGATGTCGCCAATAAGATTGGCACTTACGGACTGGCGGTGCTGGCGCGCTGGCACAAAATCCCTTTCTATGTCGCAGCGCCGCGCACCACGCTCGACCCTGACTGCCCGGACGGCGCCGCCATTCCGGTGGAACAGCGTGCAGCGGCAGAAGTCACCGGCGTGGCGGGCAGTTTTGGTTCGGTTCGTTGGGCGCCGGAGCAGGCTGCCGTCTACAACCCGGCCTTTGATGTCACACCGGCGGCGTTGATTAGCGGTTGGGTGCTGGACAGCGGCGTCATTACGCCTCAGGACGTGGCTAACGGCGCGTTGCGCTGA
- a CDS encoding 1,2-dihydroxy-3-keto-5-methylthiopentene dioxygenase produces the protein MSALTIYASHNATTPEWHSTEGQAIAGQLAQQGVRFERWRADRDLGDAPTPESTLAAYQHAIDRLVDEKGYQSWDVISMRADHPQKAEMREKFLQEHTHGEDEVRFFVEGRGLFCLHLDQRIYQVLCEKGDLISVPAGTPHWFDMGPEPNFTAIRIFDNPEGWIAKFTGNDIADRFPRLG, from the coding sequence ATGAGCGCACTGACTATCTATGCCAGCCACAACGCCACCACGCCCGAATGGCACAGTACCGAAGGCCAGGCCATCGCCGGACAGCTCGCGCAGCAGGGCGTGCGCTTCGAACGCTGGCGTGCCGACCGCGACCTGGGCGATGCCCCGACGCCGGAAAGCACCCTTGCGGCTTACCAGCACGCCATTGACCGGCTGGTGGATGAAAAAGGCTACCAGAGCTGGGACGTCATCAGCATGCGCGCAGACCATCCTCAAAAAGCGGAAATGCGCGAAAAGTTCCTTCAGGAGCACACCCACGGCGAAGATGAGGTGCGTTTTTTTGTAGAAGGGCGCGGCCTGTTCTGCCTGCATCTGGACCAACGCATTTACCAGGTACTGTGCGAGAAAGGCGATCTGATCTCGGTTCCGGCCGGAACCCCGCACTGGTTTGATATGGGACCAGAACCGAACTTCACCGCTATTCGTATCTTCGATAATCCCGAAGGCTGGATAGCGAAATTTACCGGCAACGACATCGCCGATCGCTTTCCGCGCCTGGGATAA